Proteins encoded within one genomic window of Streptomyces sp. NBC_01314:
- a CDS encoding polymorphic toxin-type HINT domain-containing protein, giving the protein MSGLAATHPAAAHGDVIYGRLDRSGDLEPGMTLLSDEGDTALVTGNAAYTQHARTYKLTAADLHTYYVLAGDTPVLVHNSTCPAISMDEAGSKVAAFDGGKDGLSSPEAAADPHIPIDMSTVRRGDIP; this is encoded by the coding sequence GTGTCAGGTCTCGCCGCCACCCACCCGGCGGCTGCTCACGGCGATGTCATCTATGGGCGACTGGATCGAAGCGGCGACCTTGAGCCGGGCATGACCCTGCTCAGCGACGAAGGCGACACAGCCCTCGTGACCGGCAACGCTGCCTACACGCAGCACGCCCGGACGTACAAGCTCACCGCCGCTGATCTGCACACCTACTATGTGCTGGCTGGGGACACACCGGTCCTGGTCCACAACTCCACTTGCCCGGCGATCTCGATGGACGAAGCCGGGTCGAAGGTGGCCGCCTTCGACGGCGGGAAGGACGGGTTGTCATCTCCGGAAGCGGCGGCCGATCCGCATATTCCGATCGACATGAGCACCGTCAGACGTGGGGACATTCCGTGA
- a CDS encoding FG-GAP repeat protein, protein MNALQRQQLQTPGYGEFTVTYGTAAGPGSITKTFTQNSAGVPGEAGEAGGYGDGFGKDLAAADLNRDGYADLAVADRSEKVSGKASAGAVTIMWGAKSGLGSKATRLPIKAKSHLSFGNELETGDCDGDGDKDLLAGSVNRETSLFFRASASGITTGTVTELNLKPRFPQ, encoded by the coding sequence TTGAACGCACTCCAGCGCCAGCAGCTCCAAACCCCCGGCTACGGTGAGTTCACCGTGACGTACGGCACCGCCGCGGGACCTGGCAGCATCACCAAGACGTTCACGCAGAACAGTGCCGGCGTCCCCGGGGAGGCCGGTGAAGCGGGCGGCTACGGCGACGGATTCGGTAAGGATCTCGCCGCCGCCGACCTCAACCGTGACGGCTACGCCGATCTGGCGGTCGCCGACCGCTCCGAGAAGGTGAGCGGGAAGGCCAGTGCGGGCGCGGTCACCATCATGTGGGGCGCCAAGTCCGGTCTCGGCAGCAAGGCGACCCGGCTCCCCATCAAGGCGAAGTCCCATCTCAGCTTCGGCAACGAGCTGGAGACCGGTGACTGCGACGGTGACGGCGACAAGGACCTCCTCGCCGGGAGCGTGAACCGCGAGACGAGCCTGTTCTTCCGGGCGAGCGCATCCGGGATCACGACGGGCACCGTGACGGAGCTGAACCTGAAGCCGAGGTTCCCGCAGTAG
- a CDS encoding ATP-binding protein, with protein sequence MTELALNAHCSDSPLDTDWEYALRIPHSPLGPGIVRAHVRDVLTRYRADPTVLDNAQLVASELVTNSLVHTRDSVAVRLLRADGRLRLSVWDSSPCLPRERPGPGLDAESGRGLLLSRACADEWGHYLVVNGRRSGGGKEVWAEWRVQGV encoded by the coding sequence ATGACCGAACTCGCCCTGAACGCCCACTGCTCAGACTCCCCGCTCGACACCGACTGGGAGTACGCCCTCCGAATCCCCCACTCGCCTCTCGGCCCTGGCATCGTCCGCGCCCATGTGCGAGACGTACTCACCCGCTACCGAGCCGACCCCACCGTCCTCGACAACGCCCAACTCGTCGCCTCCGAGCTGGTCACGAACTCCCTTGTTCATACGAGGGATTCGGTCGCTGTACGGCTTCTACGCGCCGACGGGCGGCTACGGCTGAGCGTGTGGGACAGCAGTCCGTGTCTGCCGCGCGAAAGGCCGGGGCCAGGGCTCGACGCCGAAAGCGGGCGGGGGCTGTTGCTGTCGAGGGCGTGCGCCGACGAATGGGGGCATTACCTCGTCGTCAACGGGCGGCGTAGTGGCGGTGGCAAGGAGGTGTGGGCGGAGTGGCGCGTCCAGGGCGTATAG
- a CDS encoding helix-turn-helix domain-containing protein: MTSFHSWDEVKEEVFDTEDLDEIMAGARRMVAEARAHRLAEMRRQLGLTQREVADRMHVRQERVSAIERGRTQSAEVGTVAAYVEALGGELEIVANFNGTRVVVA; this comes from the coding sequence ATGACCAGCTTCCACTCATGGGACGAGGTCAAGGAAGAGGTCTTCGACACCGAGGACCTGGACGAGATCATGGCGGGTGCCCGGCGAATGGTCGCCGAGGCACGTGCGCACCGGTTGGCCGAGATGCGCAGGCAACTCGGCCTCACCCAGCGTGAGGTGGCCGACCGTATGCACGTACGGCAGGAACGGGTGTCCGCCATCGAACGCGGCAGGACCCAGTCCGCCGAGGTGGGAACCGTCGCGGCTTACGTGGAGGCACTGGGCGGGGAGCTGGAGATCGTCGCGAACTTCAATGGGACCCGGGTCGTGGTGGCGTAG